Genomic window (Syntrophorhabdaceae bacterium):
AGATCAGCCCCGAAGCCCGAGATAAACGTAACCTGGGCCATGAGCAGAAAGAGCGGCAGCACGGCAAAATTATAGTTTGCAATCACCTCAAAAGGCACAGTAGCCATCTTCGTCATTGCAGCGGGGAAGGGATAGAGCACGCACATACCGACAAGTCCGACGAAAGCGAGCGTATATCCTATGTGCATACCGCATGCGAGCAGGGCAAAAAGCACCAGAAAACCAAGCAGGCCGATAATTACAGGGCTCATTTCGACCCCCCTGCTTTGATTTTGTGAAGGAATTTGATGACAAGAAAGACAATCATAAAGACCACCGAAAGAAGCCATAATGCGCGAAAGGGTGTGATCGGAATTTTCAGGATCTCAGTTTGCTCCGATCTCTCCCATTTCACGAGAAGCAGAACCCAGCCGGCCCACAGGATGGCGACCCATACGACGATACTGAGAAAAGTGGTAAACGCTTCAAAGCATGCCCTTACGCGATGAGAAAGGCGCATAATGACTATATCGGCCTTTGCGTGGCGGTCCTTTTTTTCGCAGTAGAGAAAAGAAAACGCGCACGTCACTATTATTAAGGTTTCAACAAGATCATACGTACCGGCAAGCACATGATTGAAAGCCCTGGCAACAACGCCGGCAACGAGGATGATCATAACGATCGCCATTACGATCGCACCCAGCACCCCGCCGCCCGTCGCAAGGCCATTAATCACCTTCTCTACAAACCTCATCTCATACTCCTTTCTCCATGAAGGCACTTACCATCCTTTAGGACGGATGATAAGTGCGCTTTTCAACTGCCCGAGATAGTCGTCGGAACCTCACTTCTTATACAGCTTGATGAGTCGCTGCATTTCGGTGTAAATCTTTGTCCCGGGCATCCCTTTTGCATCCAGAAGTTTCGCCTGCTTTACGGCCGTGTTGACTATCGCGTTGTAGAACTTATCCAGGTCGGCTTTGGGCAGGGTAATGATTTCTATCTTGAAGTTCTTTGCATAGTCGTATCCAACCTTGTGGGCGTCCATGAGGGTTTTGTCCTGTTCACGTCCATACCAGTCGATATTGTTCTCAAAGATCTTTTGAATATCCGGCGGCAGCTTGTTCCACGTTTTCAGGCTCATGGCCCTGGTGCCGGTGTGCGTATAGTAGTAGTCAAATATGGTATAGTACTTACCCACCTCCGCAAAACTCATGGATTTGAGGGTTTCCGGGGGGACAAAAGCGCCGTCCAATACACCTTTCTG
Coding sequences:
- a CDS encoding TRAP transporter small permease; the encoded protein is MRFVEKVINGLATGGGVLGAIVMAIVMIILVAGVVARAFNHVLAGTYDLVETLIIVTCAFSFLYCEKKDRHAKADIVIMRLSHRVRACFEAFTTFLSIVVWVAILWAGWVLLLVKWERSEQTEILKIPITPFRALWLLSVVFMIVFLVIKFLHKIKAGGSK